A stretch of Bombus huntii isolate Logan2020A chromosome 7, iyBomHunt1.1, whole genome shotgun sequence DNA encodes these proteins:
- the LOC126867394 gene encoding zinc finger protein 836-like, which produces MLRKNSPALDPLNGSDTNPLEEPCFIKIENSYSLAKTERRRQRERIRRMNLKIRTVTSVGCTTKKLKIEPSRTNKIEARISKKQTEPLLECDFCGKQFNRKSFLASHMKQHRHRCKTCNQTFGLRKDLKQHSEQVHGPVLYPCSICEYKSNNRWTLKDHFIRKHTSRFDYSCAVCGKQFKIKNDMVQHAKQMHSNASPIICTVCGHACKSVPSLKSHMKYKHYKTAYQCNLCKRCMTTQKNLEQHLLWHKRKEKVVCQTCGKTFGQKRDLDLHLRIHEGIRPFSCPVCGKKFPRRTAQEQHILIHTGQRPYTCDICGQKFAQKPGLICHRKRHPGPLPQLPVISVRKIIADFTQGLNDAAMEKKEN; this is translated from the exons ATGTTAAGGAAAAA TTCTCCTGCACTGGACCCTCTTAATGGTAGCGACACGAATCCTCTGGAAGAACCTTGTTTCATCAAAATAGAAAACTCGTACTCCTTGGCAAAAACGGAACGAAGGCGACAAAGGGAAAGAATCAGAAGAATGAACTTAAAAATTCGCACTGTAACATCCGTAGGTTGTACAACAAAAAAGTTGAAAATCGAACCAAGTCGAACCAATAAAATTGAAGCAAGAATCTCGAAAAAGCAAACTGAACCTCTACTGGAGTGTGACTTCTGTGGCAAACAGTTCAACCGGAAGTCGTTTCTAGCGTCGCACATGAAGCAACACAGACATCGCTGTAAAACTTGCAACCAAACATTCGGGCTAAGAAAAGACTTGAAACAGCACTCGGAGCAAGTTCATGGTCCTGTACTATATCCGTGCAGTATCTGTGAATATAAAAGCAACAACAGGTGGACGTTGAAGGATCATTTCATTCGAAAGCACACCAGCAGGTTCGACTATTCGTGTGCAGTCTGTGGGAAACAATTCAAGATCAAGAACGACATGGTGCAGCACGCGAAGCAAATGCATAGCAACGCATCTCCAATTATTTGCACAGTTTGCGGTCACGCTTGCAAGAGCGTGCCTTCCTTGAAGTCTCACATGAAATACAAGCACTACAAGACTGCGTACCAGTGTAATTTGTGCAAACGTTGTATGACGACCCAGAAGAACCTGGAGCAACATCTGTTGTGGCACAAGAGGAAGGAGAAAGTGGTTTGCCAGACTTGTGGTAAGACTTTTGGTCAAAAGAGGGATCTGGACCTTCATTTGAGGATCCACGAAGGTATCAGGCCGTTCTCTTGCCCGGTTTGTGGCAAGAAGTTCCCGAGAAGAACTGCTCAGGAGCAACATATTCTGATACACACAGGTCAAAGACCGTATACTTGTGATATTTGTGGACAGAAGTTTGCGCAAAAACCGGGACTGATCTGTCACAGGAAGCGACATCCTGGACCTCTGCCACAGCTCCCTGTGATCTCCGTTAGAAAGATCATCGCAGATTTTACTCAGGGACTGAACGATGCCGCGATGGAGAAGAAGGAGAATTAG
- the LOC126867914 gene encoding zinc finger protein OZF-like yields MRKLVEHLKNLHGIDRAFSCDECGKTFRSPMNIARHKLIHTGFKRFACDLCNYRSNQKSNLESHRRRHTKDYSFKCEQCEKGFFLRTEYLEHINVHTRKQLYKCDHCSKSYPYKKNLTNHLRTHHASVSQLELRNDVTKKHVCTICLEGFTRKLFLERHLKQRHGLYEKMKHLCDLCGAVLSSKRRLMVHRRGHVNEKIVKCGLCDKQFSSKENLAVHRRVHTGEKPYGCSQCGRRFTQRTSLILHLRYHSGERPYQCADCGKGFVSASFLKKHRKIHEKTTQLET; encoded by the coding sequence ATGAGGAAGCTGGTAGAACACCTGAAGAACCTCCATGGTATCGACAGAGCCTTCAGCTGTGACGAGTGCGGCAAAACTTTCAGAAGTCCCATGAACATAGCTCGTCACAAATTAATTCACACTGGTTTCAAAAGATTCGCTTGCGACTTATGCAACTATAGATCAAACCAAAAGTCAAACCTCGAGAGCCATCGTCGAAGACACACCAAAGACTATTCCTTTAAATGCGAACAATGTGAAAAAGGCTTCTTCCTGAGAACAGAATACTTAGAACATATAAATGTTCATACTAGGAAGCAATTGTACAAATGTGATCACTGTAGCAAGTCATACCCTTACAAGAAGAACCTGACAAATCACTTAAGAACGCATCATGCGAGTGTCTCGCAGTTAGAATTAAGAAATGACGTGACAAAGAAGCACGTGTGCACAATTTGCCTGGAGGGTTTCACGCGAAAATTGTTCTTGGAAAGGCACTTGAAGCAACGACACGGTTTGTACGAGAAAATGAAGCATTTATGCGATCTATGCGGGGCAGTGTTGTCTTCCAAGAGGAGATTGATGGTGCATAGGCGGGGCCACGTTAACGAGAAGATCGTAAAATGCGGTTTATGCGACAAACAGTTCTCTAGCAAAGAAAACCTCGCTGTTCATCGGCGAGTGCACACTGGAGAGAAACCATACGGTTGCTCGCAGTGTGGAAGAAGGTTTACACAGAGGACTTCTTTGATATTACATCTTAGGTACCATTCCGGGGAAAGACCGTATCAATGCGCGGATTGTGGGAAGGGATTCGTTTCTGCGAGTTTCCTGAAGAAACATCGAAAGATTCATGAGAAAACTACGCAGCTCGAAACTTAA
- the LOC126867899 gene encoding gastrula zinc finger protein XlCGF8.2DB-like, producing MRKLRSSKLNCERDRLIKRYVHWDNDHDVLSSCEDFRIKNEDILLDPGQKFEGNEKVCELCQEKFHFVTRLVAHLRIVHGIHRPFKCVTCGKTYPQQFMLNAHVKKSHTPKTIPCTECSFMGVNATDVERHTKRHHREMKFTCEICSENFVDKDSLMTHTTMHNFMQFQQCNACGTTFNDAYSLKEHNRLYHYDPTTLIQEKLEADSPQNTTEHKCDVCGKVYKYKSVLKQHKVKAHGDMPNYERRRYLCALCGKELKTAKGLEIHNRSHTGEKPYTCEVCGKCFACETLLRTHNVTHTGERKYSCDQCGKAFTQRSTLVVHKRYHTGERPYVCPRCGKGFVTRTVLNTHMKSCR from the exons ATGAGAAAACTACGCAGCTCGAAACTTAATTGCGAACGAGATCGTCTAATAAAGAGATACGT CCACTGGGACAACGATCACGACGTGCTTAGCAGCTGCGAAGATTTCAGAATCAAGAACGAGGATATTCTTCTCGATCCTGGACAAAA GTTCGAGGGGAACGAGAAAGTCTGCGAGCTTTGTCAAGAAAAATTCCACTTCGTAACCAGATTAGTAGCTCATCTGAGGATCGTTCACGGTATCCATAGACCCTTCAAATGTGTCACGTGTGGGAAGACATATCCGCAGCAGTTTATGCTAAACGCCCATGTGAAAAAATCTCACACTCCTAAAACGATCCCCTGCACTGAATGCAGTTTCATGGGGGTGAATGCGACTGATGTGGAAAGACATACGAAACGACACCATCGAGAAATGAAGTTCACCTGTGAAATCTGTAGCGAGAACTTCGTAGACAAGGATTCCTTGATGACACACACAACTATGCATAACTTTATGCAGTTTCAACAATGTAACGCTTGTGGTACTACGTTCAACGACGCGTACAG CCTAAAGGAGCATAACCGTTTGTACCACTACGATCCAACAACGTTGATTCAAGAGAAGCTCGAAGCTGACAGTCCGCAGAACACCACGGAACACAAATGCGACGTCTGTGGGAAGGTTTACAAGTACAAATCGGTCTTGAAACAACACAAAGTGAAAGCTCACGGTGATATGCCAAATTACGAAAGACGTCGATATTTATGCGCTCTTTGCGGGAAAGAATTAAAAACCGCAAAAGGTCTCGAAATTCACAATCGATCGCACACCGGCGAAAAGCCTTATACCTGCGAGGTGTGTGGCAAGTGTTTCGCCTGTGAAACATTGCTCAGGACTCATAATGTCACACACACTGGCGAGAGAAAGTATTCTTGCGACCAGTGTGGCAAAGCTTTCACGCAGAGATCCACGTTGGTCGTGCATAAACGTTATCATACCGGTGAACGACCGTATGTTTGTCCTCGATGTGGAAAAGGTTTCGTCACCAGGACTGTCCTGAACACTCACATGAAGTCCTGTCGTTGA
- the LOC126867940 gene encoding F-box only protein 39-like: MWDQLPELILTQIFSHLGHGDRANVAQVCRPWNRALSSPVLWRSITVFIDRDLRGDFPLAGELAAQYGQHMRSLELAWSRPYLLPREARITRNIQAEAGADFLTIVRAKNVQLKKLILTDWIFICKWGNRSKLLYALANFLGCQHNLETLSLLNATLGVSDVLRLLASASKGSTEHLAYLDLRGAFREWQAPHSNPRYLRLLGRFRALTILRLDYPALSDQTLNALTNAAPRVLKTLHISVRDSDSRHHTITDTAWHNLVLVCPELTVSYTIVNISHYEDMCYFLLPSVPLARFQMFSGHVWDQSRSRNFRSTVGLLITHYTNTLAEVMLQLRNNREMLDDLLVSMLMRCKHLTRLQYDGIIRSLDTLRDICQLQAESKTLFRTIHVKPRNVNARNRAILNDINYHYDHKMMEQGVDFRIEDPASVLVFY; encoded by the exons ATGTGGGATCAGCTGCCGGAGCTGATACTGACGCAGATATTCAGTCACCTCGGTCATGGAGACCGTGCCAATGTTGCACAAGTCTGTCGGCCATGGAACCGTGCACTTTCATCGCCAGTTCTTTGGCGTTCCATCACAGTCTTCATCGACCGTGATCTGCGTGGTGACTTCCCTTTGGCGGGAGAATTAGCC GCACAATATGGACAGCATATGCGAAGTTTAGAACTAGCCTGGTCACGACCGTATCTCTTGCCAAGAGAAGCTCGCATAACTCGTAATATTCAAGCTGAGGCAGGCGCTGACTTTCTTACGATTGTACGAGCCAAGAACGTCCAATTGAAGAAACTGATACTCACCGATTGGATCTTCATTTGTAAATGGGGAAATAGAAGCAAACTGTTGTATGCTCTTGCAAACTTTTTAGG CTGTCAGCACAATCTGGAAACGCTAAGCCTGCTGAATGCGACTCTAGGAGTGAGCGACGTGTTGCGACTTCTCGCAAGTGCTTCCAAAGGGTCGACCGAGCATCTGGCGTATTTAGATCTTCGGGGTGCGTTTCGGGAATGGCAGGCGCCCCATAGCAATCCAAG ATATCTGCGTCTGTTGGGCCGATTTCGCGCGTTGACGATACTCAGGCTCGATTATCCAGCTCTATCCGACCAAACTCTAAACGCATTGACCAATGCAGCTCCGAGAGTGTTGAAGACATTGCATATATCAGTGAGAGATTCGGATTCCAGACATCACACGATCACTGACACAGCCTGGCACAATTTAGTGCTTGTATGCCCTGAGCTCACAGTGTCTTATACTATAG TTAACATATCCCATTACGAAGATATGTGCTACTTCCTGCTGCCCAGTGTGCCATTGGCTAGGTTTCAAATGTTCAGCGGTCACGTGTGGGATCAGAGTAGATCTCGCAATTTCAGAAGCACCGTCGGACTGCTTATTACCCATTATACCAACACGCTCG CTGAAGTAATGTTACAACTCAGAAACAATCGTGAGATGCTCGACGATTTGCTGGTCTCCATGCTGATGCGTTGTAAACATCTAACGAGATTACAGTACGACGGTATAATAAGAAGTCTTGATACCCTGCGGGACATCTGTCAGCTTCAAGCTGAAAGCAAGACGC tttttcgTACGATCCACGTGAAGCCACGTAATGTTAATGCCCGAAATCGTGCCATATTGAACGACATAAACTACCATTACGATCACAAAATGATGGAACAAGGAGTAGATTTTCGTATCGAAGATCCAGCCTCGGTTTTGGTGTTCtattaa
- the LOC126867933 gene encoding GSK3-beta interaction protein, with amino-acid sequence MKEEVNNKELDKDHWKLEAQTIINDVKQHVTDIKISEKLRNNNHFLYLNLITLEGSKFCIELSSVGFTIVGNEHDDTSKRESEHYETPYSLLNFVSPQYRDSFGNSLVHKLKQLSNSQ; translated from the coding sequence ATGAAGGAAGAGGTAAATAACAAAGAGCTGGACAAGGATCACTGGAAGCTTGAGGCGCAAACCATTATCAACGACGTAAAACAACATGTAACGGACATCAAAATATcagaaaaattacgaaataacAATCATTTCCTCTACTTAAATTTGATTACATTAGAGGGCTCGAAGTTTTGCATAGAACTATCAAGTGTTGGTTTTACCATCGTTGGTAACGAACACGACGACACATCAAAGAGAGAAAGCGAGCACTACGAAACGCCCTACAGCTTGTTGAATTTCGTTAGCCCGCAATATAGAGATTCCTTTGGAAATTCGCTTGTTCATAAGCTTAAACAATTAAGTAACTCACAGTGA